The following are encoded in a window of Syntrophales bacterium genomic DNA:
- a CDS encoding GIY-YIG nuclease family protein: MTTTGYVYILTNWNNQVMYTGVTNNLERRVYEHRNNLVKGFTAKYNIYKLVYFEETDDMIAAITREKEIKKWRREKKNRLVERMNPGWEDLSGTL; this comes from the coding sequence TCTACATACTGACCAACTGGAACAACCAGGTCATGTATACCGGGGTGACGAATAACCTGGAGCGGCGAGTGTACGAGCACCGAAACAATCTTGTGAAGGGATTTACAGCGAAATACAACATATACAAGCTGGTTTATTTTGAGGAGACGGACGATATGATTGCGGCCATTACCAGGGAAAAAGAAATCAAGAAGTGGCGAAGAGAAAAGAAAAACAGGCTGGTAGAACGGATGAACCCCGGATGGGAAGATTTAAGTGGGACGCTGTAA